A single genomic interval of Piliocolobus tephrosceles isolate RC106 chromosome 7, ASM277652v3, whole genome shotgun sequence harbors:
- the PKIA gene encoding cAMP-dependent protein kinase inhibitor alpha isoform X1 — MKILKSLLCGYLVAMTDVETTYADFIASGRTGRRNAIHDILVSSASGNSNELALKLAGLDINKTEGEEDAQRSSTEQSGEAQGEAAKSES, encoded by the exons atgaagattttaaaa tCCCTGCTATGTGGATATTTGGTAGCAATGACTGATGTGGAAACTACATATGCAGATTTTATTGCCTCAGGAAGAACAGGTAGAAGAAATGCAATACATGATATCCTGGTTTCCTCTGCAAGTGGCAACAGCAATGAATTAGCCTTGAAATTAGCAGGTCTTGATATCAACAAGACAG aagGTGAAGAAGATGCACAACGAAGTTCTACAGAACAAAGTGGGGAAGCCCAGGGAGAAGCAGCAAAATCTGAAAGCTAA
- the PKIA gene encoding cAMP-dependent protein kinase inhibitor alpha isoform X2: protein MTDVETTYADFIASGRTGRRNAIHDILVSSASGNSNELALKLAGLDINKTEGEEDAQRSSTEQSGEAQGEAAKSES from the exons ATGACTGATGTGGAAACTACATATGCAGATTTTATTGCCTCAGGAAGAACAGGTAGAAGAAATGCAATACATGATATCCTGGTTTCCTCTGCAAGTGGCAACAGCAATGAATTAGCCTTGAAATTAGCAGGTCTTGATATCAACAAGACAG aagGTGAAGAAGATGCACAACGAAGTTCTACAGAACAAAGTGGGGAAGCCCAGGGAGAAGCAGCAAAATCTGAAAGCTAA